A genomic stretch from Sceloporus undulatus isolate JIND9_A2432 ecotype Alabama chromosome 5, SceUnd_v1.1, whole genome shotgun sequence includes:
- the UBE2H gene encoding ubiquitin-conjugating enzyme E2 H, which produces MSSPSPGKRRMDTDVVKLIESKHEVTILGGLNEFVVKFYGPQGTPYEGGVWKVRVDLPDKYPFKSPSIGFMNKIFHPNIDEASGTVCLDVINQTWTALYDLTNIFESFLPQLLAYPNPIDPLNGDAAAMYLHRPEEYKQKIKEYIQKYATEEALKEQEEGTGDSSSESSMSDFSEDEAQDMEL; this is translated from the exons TATTGAAAGTAAACACGAGGTCACAATCCTAGGAGGACTCAATGAATTTGTAGTAAAGTTCTATGGACCACAAGGAA CCCCATACGAAGGTGGCGTGTGGAAAGTAAGAGTGGACCTTCCCGACAAATACCCCTTCAAATCCCCATCAATAG GATTCATGAATAAAATTTTCCATCCCAACATTGATGAAGC GTCAGGAACCGTATGTCTAGATGTAATTAATCAGACTTGGACAGCTCTTTATG ATCTTACCAATATATTTGAGTCGTTCCTGCCCCAGTTGCTGGCCTATCCCAACCCCATAGACCCCCTTAATGGTGATGCGGCAGCCATGTACCTTCACCGACCAGAAGAATACAAACAGAAAATTAAAG AATACATTCAGAAATATGCAACAGAGGAAGCACTAAAAGAACAGGAAGAAGGCACCGGGGACAGCTCTTCAGAGAGCTCCATGTCTGACTTTTCAGAGGATGAGGCCCAGGATATGGAATTGTAG